In Rhodovulum sulfidophilum DSM 1374, the following are encoded in one genomic region:
- the folD gene encoding bifunctional methylenetetrahydrofolate dehydrogenase/methenyltetrahydrofolate cyclohydrolase FolD, which translates to MNATLIDGKVFAASIREKVAAHVARLQAEHGLTPGLAVVLVGEDPASQVYVRNKGQQTKEVGMASFEHRLAAETSEADLLALIARLNADPAVHGILVQLPVPDHIDEAKVINAIAPEKDVDGFHISNVGLLATGQKSMVPCTPLGCLLMLRDTLGSLSGLNAVVVGRSNIVGKPMAQLLLKESCTVTVAHSRTRDLAGLCRSADILVAAVGRPQMIPGDWVKPGATVIDVGINRIPAPEKGEGKTRLVGDVDFAGAAEVAGAITPVPGGVGPMTIACLLANTVTACCRANDLPEPEGLTV; encoded by the coding sequence ATGAACGCAACCTTGATCGACGGCAAGGTCTTTGCCGCCAGCATCCGCGAGAAGGTCGCGGCCCATGTCGCGCGGCTTCAGGCCGAGCACGGCCTGACCCCGGGTCTCGCCGTGGTCCTGGTCGGCGAGGACCCCGCCAGCCAAGTCTATGTGCGCAACAAGGGGCAGCAGACGAAAGAGGTCGGAATGGCCTCTTTCGAACATCGCCTCGCCGCCGAAACCTCCGAGGCCGACCTTCTGGCGCTGATCGCGCGTCTGAATGCCGACCCGGCCGTGCATGGCATTTTGGTTCAGCTGCCCGTGCCCGACCATATCGACGAGGCCAAGGTCATCAACGCCATCGCGCCTGAAAAAGATGTCGACGGCTTTCACATTTCGAATGTCGGACTGCTGGCCACCGGGCAGAAGTCGATGGTGCCCTGCACGCCTCTGGGATGCCTGCTGATGCTGCGCGATACGCTGGGCAGTCTGTCGGGGCTGAACGCCGTCGTGGTCGGGCGCTCGAACATCGTCGGCAAGCCGATGGCGCAATTGCTGCTGAAGGAAAGCTGCACCGTCACGGTCGCCCATTCGCGCACCCGCGACCTGGCCGGGCTCTGCCGCAGTGCCGATATCCTTGTGGCCGCCGTGGGCCGTCCGCAGATGATCCCTGGCGACTGGGTCAAGCCCGGCGCCACGGTGATCGACGTCGGCATCAATCGTATCCCGGCGCCCGAGAAGGGGGAGGGCAAGACCCGGCTGGTCGGCGATGTCGATTTCGCCGGTGCCGCCGAGGTCGCGGGCGCGATCACGCCGGTGCCGGGCGGGGTCGGGCCGATGACCATCGCCTGCCTCTTGGCCAATACCGTCACCGCCTGCTGCCGCGCCAATGATCTGCCCGAGCCCGAGGGGCTGACCGTCTGA
- the pdeM gene encoding ligase-associated DNA damage response endonuclease PdeM, whose product MTGHDFTLAGARLTARASGALWWQDESLLVVADLHLGKAGRMARQGGALLPPYDSDETLARLSAEIDILAPRCVICLGDSFDDDEASRALPASAVRRLSALMAGRRWIWIAGNHDPAPVAPGGSALAETRIGPLHFRHIAIPGEKNEISGHYHPKSRISLGGRRLARPCFLIDAARAILPAFGAYTGGLTASDPTLDRLMGPEALAVLTGQKALAFPMRS is encoded by the coding sequence ATGACCGGACATGATTTCACCCTGGCCGGGGCCCGGCTTACCGCCCGCGCTTCGGGCGCGCTCTGGTGGCAGGACGAATCTCTGCTGGTCGTGGCCGATCTGCATCTTGGAAAGGCCGGGCGGATGGCACGACAGGGCGGGGCCTTGCTACCCCCCTATGATAGCGACGAGACGCTGGCACGGCTGTCCGCCGAGATCGACATTCTGGCGCCCCGTTGCGTGATCTGCCTCGGCGACAGCTTCGATGACGACGAGGCGTCGCGCGCGTTGCCAGCCTCCGCCGTGCGGCGGCTGTCGGCGCTGATGGCCGGACGCCGCTGGATCTGGATCGCGGGCAATCACGATCCCGCCCCGGTCGCCCCTGGCGGCAGCGCCCTGGCCGAAACCCGGATCGGGCCACTACACTTCCGGCATATCGCCATTCCGGGGGAAAAGAACGAAATTTCAGGCCATTATCACCCGAAATCCCGGATTAGCCTGGGCGGGCGACGACTGGCCCGGCCCTGCTTTCTTATCGACGCCGCGCGGGCGATCCTTCCCGCCTTCGGCGCCTATACCGGCGGGCTTACCGCAAGCGATCCGACACTCGACAGGCTCATGGGGCCAGAGGCCTTGGCCGTCCTGACCGGACAGAAGGCCCTGGCTTTTCCGATGCGCAGCTGA
- a CDS encoding ligase-associated DNA damage response DEXH box helicase — MGLPAPFADWFATRGWQMHPHQSAMLDRAETPALLLVAPTGGGKTLAGFLPTLVDLAENPRDGLHSLYISPLKALTADIRRNLGRPIEEMALPIRVEDRTGDTPQSRRRRQRADPPHILLTTPESLALLLSYEDAPRIFAGLRRVIVDEIHALADSKRGDQMTLALARLERLCPGLRRVGLSATVEDPPALGRFLAPAGTPCEILTADPGPPPDIAMLETGTPPPWAGGGARHAIPAVLGQIAEHRTTLIFHNTRAQAELFFRDLWFANEANLPIAIHHGSLSREARLKVEAAMAEGRLRAVVCTGSLDLGIDWGDVDLVIQVGAPKNVKRLVQRIGRANHRYSAPSKALLVPANRFEVVECLAALEAVRARDLDGAPRGPGARDVLCQHILACAAAGPFEADALFDEIRLAGPYAGLTRSGFDACLDFAATGGYALRAYDRWQRLKQAPDGRWALRDPRTARRIRMNLGTIVEEERLKVRLKPARRGAPLGEIEEAFAATLTQGDSFLIGGQVVRFEGLREMVVEVSPSPGRMPKIAVFAGTKFATSTRLCGRILELLNVPDWPGLPAHTADWLKLQRRLSRLPDPDRLLVETFAFEGRHHLCVYGFAGRNAQQTLGLLLTQRMEAAGLAPLGFVAADHATLIWGLDEVETPSALLDSNSLHSAFAEWLAGNAVMKRSFRTSAVIAGLIERNLPGQRKTGRQATFSSDILYDTLLRHDPGHLLLDITREEAMRGLVDFGRIEEMLARVHGRIDHMRLDRVSPLAAPLLLEAGRVPVQGAAEQRLLDAAAARMMAEAGLA; from the coding sequence ATGGGCCTGCCCGCCCCCTTCGCAGACTGGTTCGCCACCCGTGGCTGGCAGATGCACCCGCATCAGAGCGCGATGCTGGACCGCGCCGAAACGCCCGCACTGCTGCTGGTCGCGCCCACCGGCGGCGGCAAGACACTTGCAGGATTCCTGCCTACTCTGGTCGATCTGGCGGAGAATCCGCGCGATGGCTTGCACAGTCTCTACATCTCGCCGCTCAAGGCCCTCACCGCTGACATAAGGCGCAATCTCGGCCGCCCGATCGAGGAGATGGCGCTGCCGATCCGGGTCGAGGACCGGACCGGAGACACCCCGCAGTCGCGCCGTCGCCGCCAGCGCGCCGATCCGCCCCATATCCTGCTCACAACGCCCGAAAGCCTCGCGCTGCTGCTCAGCTATGAGGATGCGCCGCGCATCTTCGCCGGGCTCCGCCGGGTCATCGTCGACGAGATCCACGCGCTGGCCGACTCGAAACGGGGCGATCAGATGACCCTCGCGCTGGCCCGGCTGGAACGGCTCTGCCCCGGGCTTCGGCGCGTCGGGCTTTCGGCCACGGTCGAGGACCCGCCCGCGCTTGGCCGGTTTCTGGCCCCCGCGGGCACGCCCTGCGAGATCCTGACCGCCGATCCGGGCCCGCCGCCCGATATCGCCATGCTCGAGACCGGCACACCGCCGCCCTGGGCCGGTGGCGGCGCGCGCCATGCCATCCCGGCCGTGCTCGGGCAGATCGCAGAACACCGCACCACGCTGATCTTCCACAATACCCGCGCACAGGCCGAGCTGTTCTTCCGCGATCTCTGGTTTGCCAATGAGGCGAACCTGCCGATCGCGATCCATCACGGCAGCCTGTCGCGCGAGGCCCGGCTCAAGGTCGAGGCCGCGATGGCCGAGGGCCGGTTGCGCGCCGTCGTCTGCACCGGATCGCTCGATCTGGGGATCGACTGGGGCGATGTCGATCTGGTGATCCAGGTCGGCGCGCCGAAGAACGTCAAGCGCCTGGTGCAACGGATCGGCCGCGCCAATCACCGCTATTCCGCGCCCTCCAAGGCCCTGCTCGTGCCCGCGAACCGGTTCGAGGTGGTCGAATGCCTCGCCGCGCTCGAGGCGGTGCGCGCCCGCGATCTCGACGGAGCGCCGCGCGGCCCCGGCGCCCGCGACGTGCTGTGTCAGCACATCCTGGCCTGCGCCGCCGCCGGTCCCTTCGAGGCCGATGCGCTGTTCGACGAGATCCGCTTGGCCGGACCCTATGCCGGTCTCACCCGCTCTGGCTTCGATGCCTGTCTCGATTTCGCCGCGACCGGCGGCTATGCGCTCCGGGCCTATGACCGCTGGCAGCGGCTGAAACAGGCCCCCGACGGACGTTGGGCACTACGCGATCCGCGCACGGCCCGCCGCATCCGGATGAATCTCGGCACCATCGTCGAGGAGGAACGGCTGAAGGTGCGCCTGAAGCCCGCCCGCCGCGGCGCACCGCTCGGCGAGATCGAAGAGGCCTTTGCGGCCACGCTGACTCAAGGCGACAGCTTTCTGATCGGCGGCCAGGTGGTCCGCTTCGAGGGGCTGCGCGAGATGGTCGTCGAAGTCAGCCCAAGCCCGGGCCGCATGCCCAAAATTGCGGTCTTCGCGGGCACCAAATTCGCCACCTCGACCCGGCTCTGCGGCCGGATCCTCGAGTTGCTGAACGTGCCTGACTGGCCCGGCCTGCCCGCTCATACCGCCGACTGGCTGAAGCTGCAGCGCAGGCTCTCGCGCCTGCCCGACCCCGACCGTCTGCTGGTCGAGACCTTCGCCTTCGAGGGCCGCCATCACCTCTGCGTCTACGGCTTTGCCGGACGGAATGCACAGCAGACCCTGGGCCTCTTGCTGACCCAGAGGATGGAGGCAGCCGGGCTCGCGCCGCTGGGCTTCGTGGCCGCCGATCATGCCACGCTGATCTGGGGACTCGACGAGGTCGAGACCCCTTCAGCCTTGCTCGATTCGAACAGTCTTCATAGCGCTTTCGCGGAGTGGCTGGCCGGAAACGCCGTCATGAAACGCAGTTTTCGAACATCGGCCGTGATTGCGGGGCTGATCGAGCGCAATCTGCCAGGCCAGCGCAAGACCGGGCGCCAGGCGACATTTTCGTCGGATATCCTCTATGACACGCTCCTTCGCCACGACCCCGGCCATCTGCTTCTGGACATCACCCGCGAGGAAGCGATGCGCGGTCTCGTCGATTTCGGCCGGATCGAGGAAATGCTGGCCCGGGTACACGGCCGGATCGACCATATGCGCCTCGACCGGGTCTCTCCTCTGGCCGCACCGCTGTTGCTCGAGGCCGGGCGGGTGCCGGTTCAGGGCGCGGCCGAACAGCGCCTTCTGGACGCCGCAGCGGCGCGGATGATGGCCGAGGCCGGCCTTGCCTGA
- a CDS encoding chorismate mutase, whose protein sequence is MIAPDQCRSMDELRIQIDALDARLVALLAERARYIDRAAQLKSGLGLPARIDDRVEEVVANVRTRASAEGLDPGLAEMLWRDLIEWSIGREEMALGAGEEPR, encoded by the coding sequence ATGATCGCTCCTGACCAGTGCCGCAGCATGGACGAACTCCGCATCCAGATCGACGCGCTTGACGCGCGTCTGGTTGCGCTTCTGGCCGAGAGGGCGCGCTATATCGACCGCGCCGCCCAGCTCAAGTCGGGTCTCGGCCTGCCCGCCCGGATCGACGACCGCGTCGAGGAGGTGGTGGCCAATGTCCGGACCCGGGCCTCGGCCGAGGGGCTCGATCCGGGCCTGGCCGAGATGCTTTGGCGCGACCTCATCGAATGGTCGATCGGGCGCGAGGAAATGGCCCTTGGGGCCGGGGAGGAGCCGCGATGA
- the dtd gene encoding D-aminoacyl-tRNA deacylase, with product MRALVQRVSEAAVRVDGTAIGEIGPGLLVLVCAMTGDTEAEADKLARRIARMRIFRDEAGKMNRALLDTGGAALVVSQFTLAADTTSGNRPGFSRAAAPDLGERLYLRFAEALAAEGIEVATGRFGADMKVALVNDGPVTIWIET from the coding sequence ATGAGAGCGCTTGTCCAGCGTGTAAGCGAAGCCGCCGTCCGGGTCGACGGCACCGCCATCGGCGAGATCGGGCCCGGGCTTCTGGTGCTTGTCTGCGCCATGACGGGCGACACCGAGGCCGAGGCCGACAAGCTGGCCCGCCGCATCGCCCGGATGCGGATCTTCCGCGACGAGGCCGGCAAGATGAACCGCGCGCTGCTCGATACCGGCGGCGCGGCGCTGGTGGTCAGCCAGTTCACCCTGGCCGCCGATACCACCAGCGGCAACCGCCCCGGCTTTTCCCGCGCCGCCGCGCCCGATCTCGGCGAGAGGCTGTATCTGCGCTTCGCCGAGGCGCTGGCCGCCGAGGGCATCGAGGTCGCGACCGGCCGGTTCGGCGCCGACATGAAGGTTGCGCTTGTGAATGACGGGCCGGTCACGATCTGGATCGAGACATGA